The Acinetobacter pittii genome contains a region encoding:
- the idnK gene encoding gluconokinase produces MIVIAMGVCGTGKTLIGELLSERLACEFLDGDTLHSAANKSKMSQGIPLTDEDRLPWLQAIRQAIETKQRDGETAVFTCSSLKRMYRDILRGQDQNVKFVYLKGSYELLQQRLAERSGHFFDPALLQTQLDTLEEPDVNEAIAIDIALTPEQIIEQVIQKLGVTDSVCRG; encoded by the coding sequence ATGATTGTGATTGCAATGGGTGTCTGTGGAACAGGTAAAACCCTAATTGGTGAATTGTTATCAGAGCGTTTGGCTTGTGAGTTCCTTGATGGCGATACGCTTCATTCAGCTGCAAATAAAAGTAAGATGAGTCAAGGCATTCCCTTAACTGATGAAGACCGCTTGCCATGGTTACAAGCAATTCGTCAGGCCATTGAAACCAAACAAAGAGACGGTGAAACAGCTGTATTTACATGTTCATCTTTAAAACGCATGTATCGCGATATTTTAAGAGGGCAGGACCAAAATGTTAAGTTTGTCTACTTAAAAGGTTCTTATGAGTTATTACAGCAACGACTTGCAGAAAGATCAGGTCATTTTTTTGATCCAGCGTTGCTACAAACACAGCTAGACACATTAGAGGAACCTGATGTGAATGAAGCAATTGCTATTGATATTGCTCTCACACCAGAACAGATCATTGAACAAGTCATCCAGAAGCTAGGGGTGACTGATAGTGTGTGTCGGGGGTAA
- the gntT gene encoding gluconate:H+ symporter, translating into METVQGGMLLIYTVIAIIALVVMIAKFRIYPFLVLIIVSLGLALAVGMPMGDIVKSYEAGTGKTLGHLAIVIALGTMLGKMMAESGGAERIAITLIKWFGEKNIHWAMMFIALIVGLPVFFEVGFVLLIPIAFNIAKRTGKSLLVVGLPMVAGLSVVHGLIPPHPAALLAVQAYHADIGKTIAYSLIVGVPTAIVAGPLYALWINKYVKLPENNPLAKQFVEADASKTRELPSFGITLFTIMLPVVLMLIGSWADLFFAPQTFANDLLRFIGTSDIALLIAVLVSFITFGTMQGFNREQIEKFCGGCLASIAGIMLIVGAGGGFGGILRDTGISNEIVSTALKANLSPLLLGWFVAALIRLATGSATVAMATACSIVAPIAATAGVAVRPELLVLATGSGSLVFSHVNDAGFWLIKEYFGMTVGQTLKTWSVLETIISVLGLSFTLLLSTIL; encoded by the coding sequence ATGGAGACGGTTCAGGGTGGCATGTTACTGATCTACACTGTAATCGCGATTATTGCTTTAGTGGTCATGATCGCGAAGTTTAGAATTTATCCATTTCTGGTTCTTATTATTGTTTCACTTGGTTTAGCTTTAGCTGTTGGCATGCCAATGGGCGATATTGTTAAGTCATATGAAGCTGGTACTGGTAAAACCCTAGGCCACCTTGCGATTGTAATCGCATTAGGAACAATGCTCGGCAAAATGATGGCTGAGTCGGGTGGCGCAGAGCGAATAGCGATTACCCTAATTAAATGGTTTGGTGAGAAAAATATTCACTGGGCCATGATGTTTATTGCCCTTATTGTTGGGCTTCCCGTATTTTTCGAAGTAGGTTTCGTTCTACTCATTCCAATTGCATTCAACATTGCCAAGCGAACAGGCAAATCCTTACTGGTTGTGGGCTTGCCAATGGTTGCAGGTTTGTCGGTTGTGCATGGCTTAATTCCACCACATCCAGCAGCACTGTTGGCAGTACAGGCTTATCATGCTGATATTGGTAAAACGATTGCTTATAGTCTGATTGTTGGTGTGCCAACGGCAATTGTTGCTGGACCATTGTATGCACTTTGGATCAATAAATACGTCAAATTGCCTGAAAATAATCCTTTAGCAAAGCAGTTTGTTGAAGCAGATGCTAGTAAGACACGTGAATTACCAAGTTTTGGTATTACCTTATTTACGATCATGTTGCCGGTTGTATTGATGTTGATCGGTAGCTGGGCAGATCTTTTCTTTGCACCTCAGACTTTCGCAAACGACTTACTGCGTTTCATCGGTACTTCTGATATCGCATTGCTCATCGCAGTATTGGTTAGCTTTATTACTTTCGGTACGATGCAGGGCTTTAACCGTGAACAAATTGAAAAATTCTGTGGCGGATGTTTAGCTTCTATTGCTGGGATTATGTTGATTGTAGGTGCCGGTGGTGGTTTTGGCGGCATTTTGCGTGACACCGGTATTTCTAATGAGATTGTTTCTACAGCTTTGAAGGCAAATTTATCGCCGTTATTGTTGGGCTGGTTTGTTGCAGCATTAATTCGTTTGGCAACAGGATCGGCAACGGTTGCCATGGCTACAGCGTGTAGCATTGTGGCTCCAATTGCAGCAACAGCAGGTGTTGCAGTTAGGCCGGAACTTTTAGTACTTGCCACAGGTTCGGGTTCATTAGTTTTCTCACATGTAAATGACGCAGGATTCTGGTTAATCAAAGAATATTTCGGTATGACAGTAGGACAGACACTCAAGACTTGGTCAGTATTGGAAACGATCATTTCAGTGTTGGGTTTATCTTTCACGCTACTGCTTAGCACTATTTTATAA